A region of Mesorhizobium sp. M3A.F.Ca.ET.080.04.2.1 DNA encodes the following proteins:
- a CDS encoding Do family serine endopeptidase gives MNIAPNSYSRTRKRLLAAAASLAVAGAIGFGAVTTGTGPVLAEAVRVQAPQVTGFADVVERVSPAVVSVKVKAKIQPTADDGSDDQDGFDNLPDNPQLRRFFKEFRGFGDQGGQFGMRRHRDHGNNGEPRPVAQGSGFFISEDGYLVTNNHVVSEGTAFTVVTNDGKELDAKLIGSDPRTDLAVLKVDGGGKFTYVDFADDSKVRIGDWVVAVGNPFGLGGTVTAGIVSARGRDIGAGPYDDFIQIDASVNRGNSGGPTFNLNGQVIGINTAIFSPSGGSVGIAFDIPASTAKQVVDDLMKNGSVQRGWLGVEIQPVTSDIAESLGLKADKGALVSSAQDAGPGKKAGIAAGDVITQVDGKDVASPKELARMIGSYAPGKSVDVTVWRDGKNETIKVDLGTLPTSDKQASNEDNGKQSAPAKADTLADLGLTVTKSENGKGLVVTDVDPDSDAADRGIQPGDVITSINSNEVNTTDDVSKAMTDAAKTGRKAVLMQITRDDSNRFVALPVGKG, from the coding sequence ATGAATATTGCCCCCAATTCATATTCCCGCACCCGCAAGCGCCTACTGGCCGCCGCAGCCTCGCTGGCCGTCGCTGGCGCCATCGGTTTCGGTGCGGTGACCACCGGTACCGGACCTGTGCTGGCAGAAGCCGTGCGTGTCCAGGCGCCGCAGGTGACGGGCTTCGCCGATGTGGTCGAGCGCGTGTCGCCGGCGGTCGTCAGCGTCAAGGTCAAGGCCAAGATCCAGCCGACGGCCGATGACGGCTCCGATGACCAGGACGGCTTCGACAACCTGCCCGACAATCCGCAGCTGCGCCGCTTCTTCAAGGAGTTCCGCGGCTTCGGCGACCAGGGCGGCCAGTTCGGCATGCGTCGCCACCGCGACCACGGCAACAATGGCGAGCCGCGCCCGGTCGCTCAAGGCTCCGGCTTCTTCATCTCCGAGGACGGCTACCTCGTCACCAACAATCACGTCGTCTCGGAAGGCACTGCCTTCACTGTGGTCACCAATGACGGCAAGGAGCTCGACGCCAAGCTGATCGGCTCCGATCCGCGCACCGACCTCGCCGTTTTGAAGGTCGATGGCGGCGGCAAGTTTACCTATGTCGACTTCGCCGATGATTCCAAGGTCCGTATCGGCGACTGGGTCGTGGCCGTCGGAAATCCGTTCGGCCTCGGCGGCACCGTCACCGCCGGCATCGTCTCGGCCCGCGGCCGCGACATCGGCGCCGGTCCTTATGACGACTTCATCCAGATCGACGCATCGGTCAACCGCGGCAATTCGGGCGGCCCGACCTTCAACCTCAATGGCCAGGTGATCGGCATCAACACCGCCATCTTCTCGCCATCGGGGGGCAGCGTGGGCATCGCCTTCGACATTCCGGCCTCGACCGCCAAGCAGGTTGTCGACGACCTGATGAAGAACGGCTCCGTCCAGCGCGGCTGGCTCGGCGTCGAGATCCAGCCGGTCACCTCCGACATCGCCGAGTCGCTCGGCCTGAAGGCCGACAAGGGCGCGCTGGTTTCGAGCGCCCAGGACGCGGGCCCCGGCAAGAAGGCCGGTATCGCCGCCGGCGATGTGATCACCCAGGTCGATGGCAAGGATGTCGCCTCGCCGAAGGAACTCGCCCGCATGATAGGCTCCTACGCGCCGGGCAAGTCGGTCGATGTCACGGTCTGGCGTGATGGCAAGAACGAGACGATCAAGGTCGACCTCGGCACGCTGCCGACGAGCGACAAGCAGGCTTCCAACGAGGACAACGGCAAGCAGTCCGCGCCCGCCAAGGCCGACACGCTGGCCGATCTCGGCCTCACCGTCACCAAGTCGGAGAACGGCAAGGGTCTGGTGGTCACCGATGTCGATCCGGACAGCGATGCAGCCGACCGTGGCATCCAGCCGGGCGACGTCATCACCTCGATCAATTCGAACGAGGTCAACACCACCGACGATGTCTCCAAGGCGATGACGGATGCTGCCAAGACCGGCCGCAAGGCGGTGCTGATGCAGATCACCCGCGACGACTCCAACCGTTTCGTCGCGCTGCCCGTCGGCAAGGGCTGA
- a CDS encoding cytochrome c-type biogenesis protein, translating to MRARFSLASLVLLLALVFAGTAQAVKPDEVLPDPALEARARALSEELRCMVCQNQSIDESDADLARDLRILVRQRLVAGDTDQQVMDYIVSRYGEFVLLKPRFSLRNALLWGTPVLLLLVGGTFIVIGARSRRPASGSVLSAEEQAALDKMLRE from the coding sequence ATGAGGGCCAGGTTTTCACTTGCCTCGCTGGTCCTTCTGCTTGCCCTGGTCTTCGCCGGGACCGCGCAGGCGGTGAAGCCGGACGAGGTGCTGCCCGATCCGGCGCTGGAGGCGAGGGCGCGCGCGCTTTCGGAAGAGCTGCGCTGCATGGTCTGCCAGAACCAGTCGATCGACGAATCCGATGCCGACCTGGCGCGTGACCTGCGCATCCTGGTGCGCCAGCGCCTTGTCGCCGGCGACACCGATCAGCAGGTGATGGACTATATCGTCTCGCGCTATGGCGAGTTCGTGCTGCTGAAGCCGCGCTTCAGCCTGCGCAACGCGCTTTTGTGGGGTACGCCGGTGCTTCTGCTGCTCGTTGGCGGCACCTTTATCGTGATCGGTGCCCGCTCCCGGCGCCCTGCGTCGGGAAGCGTCCTAAGTGCCGAGGAACAGGCGGCGTTGGACAAGATGCTGCGCGAATAA
- a CDS encoding response regulator transcription factor: MKILVMEDDREAADYLQKAFAEAGHTAHVAGDGETGFALADAVDYDVMVVDRMMPRRDGLSVIAALRSRGNTTPVLILSALGEVDDRVTGLRAGGDDYLTKPYAFSELLARVEVLNRRASAREAETVYKVDDLELDRLSHSVKRAGREITLQPREFRLLEYLMRHAGQVVTRTMLLENVWDYHFDPQTNVIDVHVSRLRGKIEKGFDKPILHTIRGAGYMLKGG, from the coding sequence ATGAAGATTCTCGTCATGGAAGACGATCGCGAGGCCGCCGACTATCTGCAGAAGGCCTTCGCCGAGGCGGGCCACACCGCTCATGTCGCCGGTGATGGCGAGACCGGCTTCGCGCTGGCCGACGCCGTCGACTATGACGTCATGGTGGTCGACCGGATGATGCCGCGCCGCGACGGCCTGTCGGTGATCGCTGCGCTGCGTTCGCGCGGCAACACCACGCCGGTGCTCATCTTGTCGGCGCTGGGCGAGGTCGACGATCGCGTCACCGGCCTGCGCGCCGGAGGCGACGACTATCTGACCAAGCCTTATGCCTTTTCCGAATTGCTCGCCCGGGTCGAAGTGCTGAACCGCCGCGCCAGCGCCAGGGAGGCCGAGACCGTCTACAAGGTGGACGATCTCGAACTCGACCGGCTTTCGCATTCGGTCAAGCGCGCCGGCCGTGAGATCACGCTGCAGCCGCGCGAATTCCGCCTGCTCGAATATCTGATGCGGCATGCCGGCCAGGTGGTGACGCGCACCATGCTGCTGGAGAATGTCTGGGACTATCACTTCGATCCTCAGACCAACGTCATCGACGTTCACGTCTCGCGGCTGCGCGGCAAGATTGAGAAGGGCTTCGACAAACCGATCCTGCACACGATCCGCGGCGCCGGCTACATGCTGAAGGGCGGCTAA
- a CDS encoding heme lyase CcmF/NrfE family subunit, whose amino-acid sequence MVETGHFALVLAFALSLVQMLVPLVGARAGNQRLMAVGGPVAVSGFALTALSFAALAVAYAGSDFSVASVWENSHSLQPMIYKITGTWGNHEGSMLLWVLILTFFGALVAVFGSNLPATLRANVLAVQGMIGAAFFLFILTTSNPFVRLNPAPIEGRDLNPVLQDLGLAVHPPLLYLGYVSFSICFSFSVAALIEGRIDASWARWVRPWTLVAWMFLTGGIAMGSYWAYYELGWGGFWFWDPVENASFMPWLAGTALLHSAIVMEKRSALKIWTLLLAILTFSLSLLGTFLVRSGVLTSVHAFATDPTRGVFILCILTLFIGGSLALFALRASTLTAGGLFHPISREGALVLNNLFLTTATATVLVGTLYPLALEALTGGKISVGAPFFDLTFGPLMLPLLAIVPFGPLLAWKRGDVLAAAQRLMAAFALALAAVLVTGLFIDGASVFAALGVGLAVWLVAGALTDLAVKSGAGSAAPAVMLRRFAGLPRSVYGTALAHLGLGLTLLGIVGTLSFGTERILTMRAGETVELSGHTLRFEGLFPRKGPNFTEDRGRFVMIGSDGNADGEISSAKRFYPVRQTVTTESGIRTIGLSQLYLSLGDEGNDGSVVVRLWWKPLVTLIWGGGLVMMAGAAMSLMDRRLRVGAPSRRRRQVAATASVSST is encoded by the coding sequence CGCCTATGCCGGCTCCGATTTCTCGGTGGCGAGCGTGTGGGAGAATTCGCACTCGCTGCAGCCGATGATCTACAAAATCACCGGAACCTGGGGAAACCACGAAGGCTCGATGCTGCTCTGGGTGCTGATCCTGACCTTCTTCGGCGCGTTGGTCGCCGTCTTCGGCTCGAACCTGCCGGCGACGCTGAGGGCCAATGTGCTTGCCGTGCAAGGCATGATCGGCGCTGCCTTCTTCCTGTTCATCCTGACGACGTCCAATCCCTTCGTCAGGCTGAACCCGGCGCCGATCGAGGGCCGCGACCTCAACCCGGTGCTGCAGGATCTCGGCCTCGCCGTCCATCCGCCGCTGCTCTATCTCGGCTATGTCAGCTTCTCGATCTGCTTCTCCTTTTCGGTGGCAGCACTGATCGAGGGCCGCATCGACGCATCCTGGGCGCGCTGGGTGCGGCCGTGGACGCTGGTCGCCTGGATGTTCCTCACCGGCGGCATCGCCATGGGCTCGTACTGGGCCTATTACGAGCTGGGCTGGGGCGGCTTCTGGTTTTGGGATCCGGTCGAGAACGCCTCCTTCATGCCCTGGCTCGCCGGCACCGCGCTGCTCCATTCGGCGATCGTCATGGAAAAGCGCTCGGCGCTGAAGATCTGGACGCTGCTGCTTGCGATACTGACCTTCTCGCTGTCGCTGCTCGGCACCTTCCTGGTGCGCTCAGGCGTGCTGACCTCCGTTCACGCCTTCGCCACCGACCCGACGCGCGGCGTCTTCATTCTCTGCATCCTTACGCTGTTCATCGGCGGCTCGCTGGCGCTGTTTGCGCTGCGCGCCTCGACGCTCACCGCCGGCGGCCTGTTCCATCCCATCTCGCGCGAGGGCGCGCTGGTCCTCAACAACCTGTTCCTCACCACGGCAACGGCAACCGTGCTGGTCGGCACGCTCTATCCGCTGGCGCTCGAGGCGCTCACCGGCGGTAAGATCTCGGTCGGCGCGCCCTTCTTCGACCTGACCTTCGGCCCGCTGATGCTGCCGCTCCTGGCGATCGTGCCCTTCGGGCCGCTGCTTGCCTGGAAGCGCGGCGATGTGCTTGCCGCCGCGCAGCGGCTGATGGCGGCTTTCGCGCTGGCGCTTGCCGCCGTGCTCGTCACCGGTCTGTTCATAGACGGCGCCTCGGTCTTCGCGGCGCTTGGCGTCGGGCTTGCCGTCTGGCTGGTCGCCGGCGCGCTCACCGACCTTGCCGTGAAATCCGGCGCAGGCTCTGCGGCGCCTGCCGTCATGCTGCGGCGCTTCGCCGGCCTGCCGCGCTCGGTCTATGGCACCGCGCTTGCCCATCTCGGCCTCGGTCTGACGTTGCTCGGCATCGTCGGCACGCTCTCCTTCGGTACCGAGAGGATCCTGACCATGCGCGCCGGCGAGACGGTCGAGCTCTCCGGTCATACCTTGCGGTTCGAGGGGCTGTTCCCACGAAAAGGCCCGAACTTCACCGAGGATCGCGGCCGCTTCGTCATGATCGGCAGCGATGGCAACGCCGATGGCGAGATCAGCTCGGCCAAGCGCTTCTATCCGGTGCGTCAGACGGTGACCACCGAGTCCGGCATCAGGACGATCGGATTGAGCCAGCTCTATCTCTCACTCGGCGACGAAGGCAATGACGGTTCCGTCGTCGTGCGTCTGTGGTGGAAGCCCCTGGTGACGCTGATCTGGGGTGGCGGGCTGGTGATGATGGCGGGCGCGGCCATGTCGCTGATGGACCGGCGCCTGCGCGTAGGCGCGCCGTCGCGCCGCCGCAGGCAGGTAGCTGCCACAGCATCCGTGAGCTCGACATGA